One window from the genome of Fulvivirga lutea encodes:
- a CDS encoding 5'-nucleotidase, lipoprotein e(P4) family translates to MKKQILFTLLIAVSFSCFGQSKTSEKAQMSDQLTMSVLWYQQSAEMRQAYYQAYNYAKMLVDNKLETIKTKRPTAVILDIDETVLDNSPYEVLLIDSGWTYNNKTWKQWTDQARAEALPGALDFVKYAKDKGVEVFYISNRNVDELEATVENLKAIGFPNAEEKFIQLKEETSDKTERRKNVTDRYEVLVYVGDNLTDYSEAFGDREADMGKKLVDEKRHELLNNFVMLPNPMYGEWEKAIYDNDYSKSDSMKLELRKEKLIR, encoded by the coding sequence ATGAAAAAGCAAATTCTTTTTACACTATTAATAGCAGTTAGCTTTTCTTGTTTTGGGCAGAGTAAAACTTCCGAAAAGGCTCAGATGTCAGACCAACTTACTATGTCGGTACTATGGTACCAGCAGTCGGCTGAGATGAGGCAAGCCTATTATCAAGCCTATAATTACGCTAAAATGCTGGTAGATAATAAGTTAGAAACTATAAAAACGAAAAGACCAACGGCCGTTATTTTGGATATTGATGAGACAGTTCTGGACAATAGCCCCTACGAAGTTTTGTTAATTGATAGTGGCTGGACGTACAATAATAAAACATGGAAGCAATGGACAGATCAAGCCCGTGCCGAAGCTCTTCCAGGGGCGTTGGATTTTGTGAAATATGCAAAAGATAAAGGGGTAGAAGTATTCTATATTTCTAACAGAAATGTTGATGAACTTGAAGCAACCGTTGAGAACTTAAAAGCCATAGGATTCCCGAATGCGGAGGAGAAATTCATTCAATTAAAGGAAGAGACGAGTGATAAGACCGAACGCAGAAAGAATGTGACAGACAGATATGAAGTTCTTGTTTATGTTGGGGATAATCTAACAGATTATTCTGAGGCGTTTGGAGATAGAGAAGCTGATATGGGCAAAAAACTCGTTGACGAAAAGAGGCACGAGCTGCTCAATAACTTTGTGATGTTACCTAACCCTATGTATGGCGAATGGGAAAAAGCAATCTATGATAACGATTACTCTAAGAGTGATTCTATGAAGTTGGAATTGCGGAAAGAGAAGTTAATCAGATAG
- a CDS encoding carboxypeptidase-like regulatory domain-containing protein — translation MKINIVYSLLALLVIFSSCDDGDDGAPATGTLSGTITDGADGTGLLDASIIVFNSDTNTPINTVVSDADGNYAVNLEPGTYFTKVTKQGYFSVPAQGVSGIPFTIEAGVTITQDITLFESNDNNLGLISGEVTSGGTGIGGVLIVAQGGGEAYSSVSNSEGVYKMFNVGTGNYLVEGFIAGYNSGNASATVALDIETENVDIELNEGAGGSLTGQLQFLATENAEVDVALVHPKTKETIPGLSTFTNGGAYILSNIPDGTYIARATFANDNLVMDPNNIFKFGEPQVSIVGTAEEQDFAVTGSVELIAPTNTLSSVTPFETTDTAPVFNWVAYPSTSDYVIEVTDATTGEVIWGGIQQDGTASVKNIEIPSSQTSIQYNEDGNATVAALEVGKVYRWRIMASKDAQAAPGWNLISASEDQVGLIKIVE, via the coding sequence ATGAAAATCAACATAGTTTATAGTCTATTAGCTTTATTAGTCATTTTTTCTTCATGCGATGATGGAGATGACGGTGCTCCTGCCACTGGAACGTTGAGTGGCACTATTACAGATGGGGCCGATGGTACTGGCTTGCTAGATGCCAGCATTATCGTTTTCAATTCAGATACCAATACACCTATAAACACAGTTGTTTCTGATGCTGATGGCAACTATGCTGTAAATCTGGAACCCGGAACTTACTTTACCAAAGTCACCAAACAGGGATATTTCAGTGTTCCTGCTCAAGGAGTTTCTGGTATTCCTTTTACAATTGAGGCCGGAGTAACAATCACACAAGATATAACCCTTTTTGAGTCAAATGATAATAATCTGGGTTTGATAAGCGGTGAGGTAACCAGCGGAGGCACTGGTATTGGAGGTGTTTTAATAGTTGCTCAAGGTGGTGGCGAAGCTTATTCGTCAGTTAGTAACTCTGAAGGTGTATATAAAATGTTTAATGTGGGAACAGGAAACTATTTAGTTGAAGGTTTTATTGCAGGTTATAATTCTGGTAATGCTTCTGCTACCGTGGCATTAGATATTGAAACTGAAAATGTAGATATAGAGCTTAACGAAGGAGCCGGTGGAAGCTTGACCGGTCAACTACAATTTTTAGCTACAGAAAATGCTGAAGTTGATGTAGCATTAGTTCACCCTAAAACCAAAGAAACTATTCCAGGGCTCTCAACTTTTACTAATGGTGGCGCTTATATACTATCAAATATTCCTGATGGAACGTACATTGCACGAGCTACATTTGCCAATGATAACCTGGTAATGGACCCCAATAACATATTTAAATTTGGCGAGCCTCAAGTAAGCATTGTTGGTACTGCAGAAGAGCAAGATTTTGCTGTAACAGGTTCTGTTGAATTAATTGCACCTACCAATACACTTAGTTCAGTTACTCCCTTTGAGACTACTGATACTGCGCCAGTATTTAATTGGGTAGCCTATCCATCTACCAGTGATTATGTGATAGAGGTTACTGATGCCACTACAGGCGAAGTTATTTGGGGTGGAATTCAACAAGATGGCACGGCTTCTGTCAAAAACATTGAGATACCAAGCAGTCAAACTTCAATTCAGTATAATGAAGACGGCAATGCGACAGTTGCAGCTCTTGAAGTTGGTAAAGTATATAGATGGAGAATTATGGCGAGTAAGGATGCTCAAGCTGCGCCAGGCTGGAATTTAATTTCAGCAAGTGAAGATCAAGTTGGACTGATAAAAATTGTGGAGTAA